ATTTGCATTTGGCGCGGTCTGGTACATGACGCTGGCCAAACCTTGGATGGAAGCCGCGGGCATCAAGACCGGCCCTGATGGAAAGCCCGAGAACGACTCCATGACCCCCTACATTATGGCCGCGGTCGCGATGCTCCTTGTCGCTGGCATGATGCGTCATGTCTTCGCGGCATCTGGCATAGTTGCGCCATTGTCGGGGTTGGTCACAGGGCTTGGCATCGGGCTGTTCTTCATCTCGCCCTGGATCATGATCAATAATGGATACGGCGGGCGCCCATTCAAATTGACACTCATTGATGGCGGTTATGCCACCTTCGGCTGTGCAGTGATGGGCTTGGTCTTGGGCCTGTTCTAAGGCCCGCTTGCGTCAAAAATGAAAAGAGGGCTCCGACCCCCCGGAACCCTCTTCTACCCCACGTGCTTGGTTACTCGCACCACGTGACTATGAAACTGGTTCCGGCCTTACTGGCCCGATGACCAATTGCTAGTCCTCTTGCCCACGCAATGCAAACAAACTAACTGCGCAATTCGACACCGATTTCTGTCAAATTTTCCAGATACATAGACCTAGAAAGAAAGACGCCCGCGCGGCAAGCGGCGGGCGTTCAAAACTCTCGATAGTCCGGCAGGGTTTAGCCGTAAACGGACTCTTTGCCGAAATGCTTGGTCAGCATGTAGTAAACCACAGCGCGGTATTTGTTACGCTCGGATTTGCCATAGGTTTCGATCACCGAGTTGATAGCTTCCATCAGCTGCGGGCTGTCGGACAGGCCCAGCTTCTTGATCAGGAAGTTGTTTTTGACAGTTTCCAGCTCAGCAGCTTGGCTACCAGCAACAGTAGAAGCGTCTGCGTTGTAGATCGCAGGGCCACAGCCAATCGTGACCTTGGTCAGAAGGTCCATATCAGGCGTCATGCCACATTTGTTTTTCAGATCGTCCGCATAGACAGCGATCAGCTCGTCACGTTTTCCCATTGAAATATCTCCCACCAATGTTCGGGCGCACGCGGCCCTGTTTCGGACCTTGGAAAGGTCTTGCAGCGGACAATAGGGTCTAAATCAGCCAATCCAAAGGAAAAAAACTGTGACTTTTCCCCGCAAGCGACAACAAGCTCAACGGCAGGTGCCCCAGCCCTTGTTCTGCAAATGAAAATGGTCCGCATGAAGTGCATTATACTCCGGCCCCAGCACAGTCGAGAACCACTGACAGCCGGTATCCCGCAAGCTGCGCAGGAAGCCTTGATGCGCCTCTGTACCGTCCCAATGCTCCAAAAGCTCGATCCGCGTGCCGTCATCCAAGACAACCCCGCCAATGTCGATGGAGGCCGCCGTCGCATGAGTGCTCATCCGGCT
Above is a window of Litoreibacter janthinus DNA encoding:
- a CDS encoding DUF1761 domain-containing protein; translation: MGFLAVILAAFAGFAFGAVWYMTLAKPWMEAAGIKTGPDGKPENDSMTPYIMAAVAMLLVAGMMRHVFAASGIVAPLSGLVTGLGIGLFFISPWIMINNGYGGRPFKLTLIDGGYATFGCAVMGLVLGLF
- a CDS encoding DUF2853 family protein yields the protein MGKRDELIAVYADDLKNKCGMTPDMDLLTKVTIGCGPAIYNADASTVAGSQAAELETVKNNFLIKKLGLSDSPQLMEAINSVIETYGKSERNKYRAVVYYMLTKHFGKESVYG